A stretch of DNA from Thiothrix subterranea:
TCCCAGCTCACGCGCTGCCCGTCAATTTCGGGGTAAAGCAAGCGTTGCGGGTGGTCGAGGGTTTCCGCCAAGGCTGTGCCTTTGGAGCATAGCCTGCCGAGGTTGGCGGGGTGTTCCTTGTCGGGGCGCACCTTAAATGCGCCCGCAGCGTCTTGTTCGACGATGACCCCGCAGCCTACGCCGCAGTAGGGGCAGGTGGTTCGGGTTGTCTTAGGCATGTTTTCTCCCGTAGGGGCGACCGGCGGTCGCCCTCTTCGTTTTCCGGGTGTGTGATAAATATGCGACAAGGGCGACCGCCGGTCGCCCCTACGGGAGTTGGAGGAAGACTTTACCGCCTTCAACTTTCACCGCAAACACATTGCTACACCCATGATCCGGCGCAAGCGCATTGCCGCTGGCAAGATCGATCTTCCAATTGTGCAGCGGGCAAGTGACGGTCGAGCCGTGCATAATCCCCTGTGACAACGGCCCACCTTTGTGCGGGCAAGCATCACGAATTGCGTACACCTGATCATCCGAGCCGCGAAACACGGCAATGTCGGTGTCACGGGTTTTGATCAGGCGCGAACCGAGTACCGGAATTTTGTTTAATTCGACGACTTCTATCCATTTACTCATTGTTATGTACTCCTAGGCTTCGATCATGATCGGGGTGAATTCAGCGGCTTCTGCACCGTCGGCGCGGGCTTTCCAGGGATCGATTTGCGCAGGCTGTTGCGAAATCAGGAAACGCTCGTACAAGGCTTTGCGGTTGGCGGCATCGCTTAAAATTGCGGTTTTGACCTTTTCCAAGCCGACGCGCTCAATCCACGGGGCGGTACGTTCCAGATAATGCGCGTCTTCGCGGTAGAACTGGCAGAACGCGCCGGTGTATTCCAGCACTTCCTCCTCAGTTGCCACTTTGCACAGCAAATCGGTGACGCGCACTTTGATGCCGCCGTTGCCGCCGATGTGCAGCTCGTAGCCGGAATCGACGCACACCACGCCGATGTCCTTGATCGTCGCTTCCGCACAGTTGCGCGGGCAACCCGACACCGCCAATTTGAACTTGTGCGGCATCCACGAACCCCAGGTCAGCTCTTCCAGCTTCACGCCGAGTCCGGTGGAATCTTGCGTGCCGAAACGACACCATTCGCTGCCGACGCAGGTTTTCACGGTACGCATCGCCTTGCCGTAAGCGTGACCCGACACGAAACCTGCCGCGCTCAAATCCTTCCACATCGCAGGCAGTTGCTCTTTTTTGATGCCGAACATATCAATACGCTGCCCGCCGGTGACTTTCATGGTCGGCACTTGGTATTTGTCGGCAACGTCGGCAATGGCGCGTAATTGGTCAGATGTACACATCCCGCCAAACATACGCGGCACAACCGAATAGCTGCCGTCTTTCTGGATATTGCCGTGGGCGCGTTCGTTGATGTAGCGCGATTGTGCATCGTCCACGTATTCAGTCGGGTAAGCGCACAGCAGGTAATAATTGAGCGCGTTCCGGCACGATGGGCAACCGTCCGGCGTTTTCCACTCGAAATGCTCGCGCACCGCAGGCATGGTTTTCAGGCTGTGCTGAATAATGCCGTGGCGGATGTCGTCGTGGGTGTAATCGGTGCATTTGCACAACGGTTTGGTCTTCGGCGTGGCGGAATAGTCGCCGCCAACGGTGTGCGCCAACAAGGACTCGACCAAACCGGTACACGAGCCGCACGAAGCCGAAGCCTTGGTATGCGCCCGCACTTCATCCAACGTGAACAGTTTTTTCTCGGTGATGGCTTTTACGATGTCGCCTTTGCACACGCCGTTACAGCCGCAAATTTCGGCATTGTCCGGCAAGCTGGCAACGCGGGTATCGGGGTTATGCCCGGAATCGCCCAAATGGTGTTGCCCGAATAGCAGGGTGTCGCGGAAGGCGGACACGTCCGTGCCGTCTTTCATCAATTGGAAATACCAACTGCCATCGACGGTATCACCGTACAGCACCGCGCCCTTGACCTGATTGTCTTGCAGCACGATCTTTTTGTACGTGCCGGACGCTGCGTCTTTGAACACGATGTCTTCGGTCTGGTCATTGCCGGTGAAATCGCCAGCGGAAAACAATTCGATGCCGGTGACTTTCAGTTTGGTGGACGTGACCGTGCCGACGTAGCGGGCAATGCCGTGTTTGGCAAGATGGTTGGCGGCGACTTTGGCTTGTTCAAACAGCGGTGCGACCAAACCGTAGGCAATGCCGCGATGTTGCACGCATTCGCCAATCGCGTAGATTTTTGGGTCGGTAATGGTTTGCATGGTATCGCTGACCACGATGCCGCGCTCGCAATACAAGCCAGCAGATTTGCCGAGTTCGGTATTGGGTTTGATGCCGACTGCCATCACCACGAGATCGGCGGGGATTTCGGTGCCATTTTTGAAACGCACCGCCGTGACGCGCTCTTCGCCAAGGATTTCAGCGGTACTGTGTTCCATCAGGAAGGTCATGCCGCGCTCTGCCAGCGATTTTTGCAGCATGGCGGCAGCGGGCTTGTCGAGCTGGCGTTCCATCAGGGTGTCGAGCAGGTGGACGACGGTGACGTTCATGCCTTGTTTCATCAAGCCATTCGCCGCTTCCAGCCCCAGCAAGCCGCCGCCGATGACGACCGCGTGTTGGTAGCGGCTGGCGGTGTCGAGCATGGTGTCCACGTCTTTGATGTCGCGGAAACCGATCACGCCAGTTTTATCTGCACCGGGCAAGGGCAGCATGAACGGCACGGAACCGGTGGCAATAATCAGGCGGTCGTAATGCGCTACCGTGCCGTCGGTGGCGATGACTTCGCGGCGGGCGCGGTTGATTTGCTCGACCTTTTTGCCTTTGTGCAAGGTGATGCCGTTGTCGATGTACCACTGTTCGCCGTTGAGCATGATCTGCTCGATGGTCTTTTCGCTGGCAAGCACCGGCGAGAGCATGATGCGGTTGTAGTTGCCGTAAGGTTCTTCGCCGAACACCGTGATGTTGTAATGGTCGGGGGCAAGTTTGAGCAGTTCTTCGAGGGTGCGTACCCCTGCCATGCCGTTGCCGATCAGTACTAAATTTTCTTTGTGCATTGTTGCGTCTCCTGAAAACAAAAAAGCCCTGAACCGTTACGCCGGTGAGGGCGTAGGGTTCAGGGCTTCGTTACCCGTGATATGTGTGTCACGCAACAGTGCGTGGTGGGCTGTACCTCGATCGCCGTTGACCGAGGGGCAGCGTTTGGGGAGATTTATGCAAGGGTTGTGCCAGAAGAGAAATCAGGGATTAAAGCGGGGACAAGACGGAAATTGTGTATTAGGGTGCGCTAATTTTGGGAGTGCATGGGGAGATTTGCACTGAAATGGGGCATATCACGTTTATTCATGGTTATTGGTTTCTGCCCAAAACACGCGCATGTCGGCGTTGTCCACGCGCTCGTAAATGGCTTCGACCGCGACCGTTAAGCCGATGGATTCCAGCGTGACGGTTGAGCCGGGGTAGTAATAGGTAGAACGCCATGCTTCGCTGCGCCGTTGTACCACCACTTCGGCAATGTCTTGCTCGATCAGCACGTATTCCAACAAGCTGGGCAAGGCGAGGTATTCGGCGCGTTTTTCGGTTTTATCCTTGCGGTGGGTACTGCCAGATAGCACCTCCACAATCAGAATCGGGCTTTCGCGGACATAGGTATCTTGCGAGGGGTCATCATCACACACCACCATCAAATCGGGGTAGCGAAAACGCTTAGCGGTGGTTTTTACCAGCATGTCACTGGTCATCGGGAAACAGGATTTATCGCGCTGGTGATACCAGATCAAGGCATACAGGTTGCCAGCAATGAAGTTATGGTTGGCACTTGCGCCCGCCATTGCATACGCTTTCCCATCGACGTATTCGTATTTCTGTTCGCTCTCGCGTTCGCCTGCAAGGTAGTCTTCAACGCTGAGGTAATCGAATTGGTGTGCTAGTGGTGGCATCAGGCTTTCTCCTAAACGAGTTCTTTGCTTGATGTTAGCACACACACCCAAATGGCGGTATTTTGCGGCGGATGTGTGCTTGATTCGTGGGTATTTTTCGTCAGCTTATGGTAGAGTTTCAGTCAATTCGTCAAACGCTGGCGACAATTCAATACACGCCGTGCCAATTATAACAACACGCGACTGACCCTATGCCGGTTTCGACGTGGTAGGGCGGTAGCGTGTCGGCGATTCGTATGGAGCTTTGGAAGACGGCGATGACAAGTCCAGAATATGCGGAACGTTTGATAAACAAAATGGGCAGTCTCTGCTTATTGGTTGAATGGAGGTTGGCTATTCTGATATTCCTGAGTTCTGTTCAATAAACCGCTACAAAAATACTCACCCCTGACTAAATATGATCAATATAATGTTCGGATTGGCTGTTTACTTTCTTCTTGAGTTCTACGTCAGAAAGGTATCTTTTGAGCTTACTCAAATAGGGAAGCCTAATGACTTCTTAAATAAGTATAAGTGGGAATGCTGGAAAGATATTGCAATATTAATAAGTCCTGGCTATTGGCTTGCCAGATATTATAAAGATGAAATTAAATCAAAACAAGATTATCTACCTTGTCATTTAAAAATATTCATCAAGGCAAATAACAAAATAAATCTTTGGCTTAGCTTATCCTTATTATTCATACTATCGCTACTATCCCCTCTAAATATTATTGCGTTTTTTCAACCACTGATCATCTGGAGATTTCTTTCTCGAAGCTTTGAAATAATGTACGCATTTGGCAATGATGTTGTTAATGACAATAAACAACAAAAAAGCAATTTAACAAAATATGATCGCATTAAGCTAGCCTTATCGAGTTATATTGAAATATTTATTTATTCATCTTGTTTTTATCTGGTGACAGTCAAAGATATTGAGCCAACAACAGCGGTTTTAATTTCACTTGGAGTTGGCACGCTTACCAATGTTAAAAATGAACTGTTTGAATGCAACAACATAGTTACTTTTGCTGCATATATTCAAGTATTTACAACACTGAGTTTAGTTGTGCTGAGTTTGGCTATTTATGTCAGCAGAAAAAAATAATTAAACAAAAGAGAGACTTCTACCATGAAAATTCCGATCATTTCACTATCATTAATCGCTTCATTATTGCTTTCCTGCTCAGCAGGCACGGATAA
This window harbors:
- the nirD gene encoding nitrite reductase small subunit NirD, whose translation is MSKWIEVVELNKIPVLGSRLIKTRDTDIAVFRGSDDQVYAIRDACPHKGGPLSQGIMHGSTVTCPLHNWKIDLASGNALAPDHGCSNVFAVKVEGGKVFLQLP
- the nirB gene encoding nitrite reductase large subunit NirB, which produces MHKENLVLIGNGMAGVRTLEELLKLAPDHYNITVFGEEPYGNYNRIMLSPVLASEKTIEQIMLNGEQWYIDNGITLHKGKKVEQINRARREVIATDGTVAHYDRLIIATGSVPFMLPLPGADKTGVIGFRDIKDVDTMLDTASRYQHAVVIGGGLLGLEAANGLMKQGMNVTVVHLLDTLMERQLDKPAAAMLQKSLAERGMTFLMEHSTAEILGEERVTAVRFKNGTEIPADLVVMAVGIKPNTELGKSAGLYCERGIVVSDTMQTITDPKIYAIGECVQHRGIAYGLVAPLFEQAKVAANHLAKHGIARYVGTVTSTKLKVTGIELFSAGDFTGNDQTEDIVFKDAASGTYKKIVLQDNQVKGAVLYGDTVDGSWYFQLMKDGTDVSAFRDTLLFGQHHLGDSGHNPDTRVASLPDNAEICGCNGVCKGDIVKAITEKKLFTLDEVRAHTKASASCGSCTGLVESLLAHTVGGDYSATPKTKPLCKCTDYTHDDIRHGIIQHSLKTMPAVREHFEWKTPDGCPSCRNALNYYLLCAYPTEYVDDAQSRYINERAHGNIQKDGSYSVVPRMFGGMCTSDQLRAIADVADKYQVPTMKVTGGQRIDMFGIKKEQLPAMWKDLSAAGFVSGHAYGKAMRTVKTCVGSEWCRFGTQDSTGLGVKLEELTWGSWMPHKFKLAVSGCPRNCAEATIKDIGVVCVDSGYELHIGGNGGIKVRVTDLLCKVATEEEVLEYTGAFCQFYREDAHYLERTAPWIERVGLEKVKTAILSDAANRKALYERFLISQQPAQIDPWKARADGAEAAEFTPIMIEA
- a CDS encoding Uma2 family endonuclease, which translates into the protein MPPLAHQFDYLSVEDYLAGERESEQKYEYVDGKAYAMAGASANHNFIAGNLYALIWYHQRDKSCFPMTSDMLVKTTAKRFRYPDLMVVCDDDPSQDTYVRESPILIVEVLSGSTHRKDKTEKRAEYLALPSLLEYVLIEQDIAEVVVQRRSEAWRSTYYYPGSTVTLESIGLTVAVEAIYERVDNADMRVFWAETNNHE